GGCTCGCACGCTGTGTGGACCATTTGGCACGGCGTGCGAATCCCTTTTAGTTGTCTTCTCCGCCACTAATTACAGATAGGTGGAAATtatagagatagagaaaatagACAAATAGAAGGGTAAATTCCAGCAATTATCACTGAAATTTGGGATCAGTTTCAAAAAAGATCgttgaattttattttgtttcaataaagtcCTCTCCACCTTTTcaacacaaaaaaaatcattagaaTAGTGACACAACAATAATGTTGCAATAACGGACTCTTATTTATGACATGCcacataaaaaaacaataaattctTACTTATTCAATTGTTTGAATTGTTTGTAACTATAACGTGACGctaatgtattttattttattttattaccaCATAGCTGTCATGTTATAcgtaaaaataagttttttttaatgtgaTTATCACATCCCTATCTATAGATTTTTTCTATCTGAATTGGTTAGAATAAAACTGTCCAAAACCGAGTAGTTAAAcagaattattattattattactgaACATAAAACTAGAAAGGAAGCACACAAACTCTCAGAAAACATACAGAAAATGCTGAGACCTTATTTATTACTACAAATTACATCTCAACCATTGAACTAGAACTGAAGCATTTTTAGAGCAATGAGAGCCACTTTTCCACAACTTCTTCAGCAAGAATTTCCCCAGATCTTTCTTCTTCAACGGTTTTTCCAGATCCTTTGTAGTAAAGCAAGATTGAAATATCTGGTTTAACTTCCGCAACACTGGATATAATTTTGTTACTACCGTCAGCATTTTGCAATATCACTGGGGTTGTAAATTTTCCGCTGCTACCACATTGttggatttgtttagaaagagcATCCCATGAGTTTTCGAGACTAATAGTGTCGCTTTTCGGCCTATACTCCCCTGATAAATCATTCTCTATCTTCTCTTGAATGTATTTGAATCTTGCAGCTTCTGCAACCATTTGTATAACAACAAGAAGACTGTTTTTAAAATCAGTGGTAACCGATACACCATTGAAGGTATAAAGTGTATCGATTGCTCTCTTTAATGGTCCAATTCCTAATCCAACTTTCGTTCTATCTCCCAAATTGACATAATTGGTACTCACTGATAGTTTTTTTTTGCTTGTTCCATCAAAGAGGAGATTTGTTGCATCAGAAGGAGCATCGCTTAAGAAGAAGGAATTACCGCCCGATTTAAAACCAATCACATATACATTAACAACAGTTATTGCTAATGTAACATTGAATTTGG
The window above is part of the Euphorbia lathyris chromosome 3, ddEupLath1.1, whole genome shotgun sequence genome. Proteins encoded here:
- the LOC136224794 gene encoding ribosome-inactivating protein cucurmosin-like isoform X1 — encoded protein: MLKTITLVSCLFPPYSVQVGKMTKMLMLLATWLSCNIAIGSCQYAAIKYPSVTFTTHLASDGSYRSLMSSLRKELDSSSKSHDIPILRKPSEITTDNKYLLVTLINHESKFNVTLAITVVNVYVIGFKSGGNSFFLSDAPSDATNLLFDGTSKKKLSVSTNYVNLGDRTKVGLGIGPLKRAIDTLYTFNGVSVTTDFKNSLLVVIQMVAEAARFKYIQEKIENDLSGEYRPKSDTISLENSWDALSKQIQQCGSSGKFTTPVILQNADGSNKIISSVAEVKPDISILLYYKGSGKTVEEERSGEILAEEVVEKWLSLL
- the LOC136224794 gene encoding ribosome-inactivating protein cucurmosin-like isoform X2 — translated: MTKMLMLLATWLSCNIAIGSCQYAAIKYPSVTFTTHLASDGSYRSLMSSLRKELDSSSKSHDIPILRKPSEITTDNKYLLVTLINHESKFNVTLAITVVNVYVIGFKSGGNSFFLSDAPSDATNLLFDGTSKKKLSVSTNYVNLGDRTKVGLGIGPLKRAIDTLYTFNGVSVTTDFKNSLLVVIQMVAEAARFKYIQEKIENDLSGEYRPKSDTISLENSWDALSKQIQQCGSSGKFTTPVILQNADGSNKIISSVAEVKPDISILLYYKGSGKTVEEERSGEILAEEVVEKWLSLL